One genomic segment of Stigmatopora argus isolate UIUO_Sarg chromosome 18, RoL_Sarg_1.0, whole genome shotgun sequence includes these proteins:
- the LOC144093112 gene encoding uncharacterized protein LOC144093112, with protein sequence MACPSPGCWADGVPAASKATTSAQRWWERRRDGESSDGRAGLYDVGRFETWHYDGHFETRQDDGCLFKTELDDNSHYLSCRDHDSHLEAEILLAGAKTAARTWRPGATILLAAPRRRREPGGRGRPSFWRRQDGGENLEAVGGHPSGGAQNGGVNLGAVDNGARLEAMDDGARLEAVDDGARLEAVDDGARLEAVDDGECLEAVGDCARLEAADGESLKAEGEDDGTSSSITSGLRPRVRYRPRYRPRPRFSPHGFRTSALDLCHGSHGSQPSHQPAYTTPSCRCTVRVNCNKETSSPLCLLRAIVKRLKPYHTAT encoded by the exons ATGGCGTGCCCCTCACCGGGATGCTGGGCGGATGGCGTTCCAGCTGCCAGCAAGGCCACGACATCCGCCCAGAGGTGGTGGGAGAGGAGGCGGGATGGAGAGAGCTCCGACGGCCGCGCTGGGCTTTATGACGTAGGCCGTTTTGAAACGTGGCATTACGATGGCCATTTTGAGACAAGGCAGGATGACGGGTGTCTGTTCAAGACGGAGCTGGATGACAACAGCCATTACCTGTCATGCCGTGATCACGACAGCCATCTTGAGGCGGAGATTCTCCTGGCGGGGGCCAAGACGGCGGCAAGAACCTGGAGGCCGGGGGCGACCATCCTTTTGGCGGCGCCAAGACGGCGGCGAGAACCTGGAGGCCGGGGGCGACCATCCTTTTGGCGGCGCCAAGACGGCGGCGAGAACCTGGAGGCTGTGGGTGGCCATCCGTCTGGCGGGGCCCAAAACGGCGGCGTGAACTTGGGAGCCGTGGACAACGGCGCACGCTTGGAGGCCATGGACGACGGCGCAcgcttggaggccgtggacgacggCGCACggttggaggccgtggacgacggCGCACGGTTGGAGGCTGTGGACGACGGCGAATGCTTGGAGGCCGTAGGCGACTGCGCACGCTTGGAGGCCGCCGACGGCGAAAGCCTGAAGGCTGAGGGTGAAGACGACGGTACTTCCAGCAGTATCACCTCAGGCTTAC GACCACGAGTACGATACCGACCACGATACCGACCACGACCACGTTTCTCGCCTCACGGATTCCGTACCTCTGCCTTGGACCTTTGCCATGGAAGTCACGGCTCTCAACCCTCCCATCAGCCTGCCTACACTACTCCCTCGTGCCGTTGCACTGTCAGGGTGAATTGCAATAAAGAGACATCATCACCTTTATGCCTTCTTCGGG CAATAGTCAAGCGGCTCAAGCCCTATCATACAGCAACCTAA